Proteins from one Methanococcus maripaludis C5 genomic window:
- the mfnD gene encoding tyramine--L-glutamate ligase produces MDDKKIFLFEFTVGTGLVPDELLAEGKLMFDILLNQFLNENYTVKTILCEKIAKKYPEYHEMDNLEITVSNDYINSVKECLEVSDFALAIAPEEDMILYNLTELIEESGCLNLGCEKLGVKIAGDKFLTYEAIKNFVNTPKTFPIKKYVVKNRLGCDSTHDTFDENYIVQEFIEGEPYSIIFIAKNKKFYPLCMNKQYIEERYCGGEINIDHPLKEKAIIECKKTLEQIDGINGYVGVDFMINGKEISILEVNPRITTSICGIRSKPSVGKLLIDNALGKEINFEVEPGLKFKRNDFGFEFL; encoded by the coding sequence TTGGATGACAAAAAAATATTTCTTTTTGAATTTACAGTTGGAACTGGACTCGTCCCCGATGAACTCCTCGCTGAAGGAAAATTAATGTTTGATATATTGTTAAATCAATTTTTAAATGAAAATTATACTGTTAAAACAATACTTTGCGAAAAAATAGCTAAAAAATATCCTGAATATCATGAAATGGATAATTTAGAGATAACTGTTTCGAACGATTACATAAATTCAGTTAAAGAGTGTTTAGAGGTTTCAGATTTTGCACTTGCAATTGCGCCAGAAGAAGATATGATATTGTATAACTTAACAGAGCTTATCGAAGAAAGCGGCTGTTTAAATTTAGGCTGTGAAAAATTAGGGGTAAAAATTGCAGGAGACAAATTTTTAACCTACGAAGCGATTAAAAATTTCGTAAATACGCCAAAAACATTCCCAATTAAAAAATACGTTGTTAAAAACAGGCTTGGATGCGACAGTACCCACGATACGTTTGATGAAAATTACATTGTTCAGGAATTTATTGAAGGAGAACCATATTCCATCATTTTTATTGCAAAAAATAAAAAATTCTATCCATTATGTATGAATAAACAGTATATTGAAGAGAGATACTGCGGAGGGGAAATAAATATTGATCACCCCCTAAAAGAAAAGGCGATTATTGAATGTAAGAAAACTCTCGAACAAATCGATGGAATTAACGGTTACGTTGGAGTAGATTTCATGATCAATGGAAAAGAAATCTCAATTTTAGAAGTAAATCCAAGAATTACAACTTCAATTTGTGGAATTAGATCAAAACCGTCAGTTGGAAAACTTTTGATAGATAATGCGCTTGGAAAGGAGATAAACTTCGAAGTTGAACCTGGTTTAAAATTTAAAAGAAACGATTTTGGATTTGAATTTTTATAA
- a CDS encoding AMP-binding protein has product MLFTNDTLGELFEKQVRKDPEREFMVYPDRNLRLTYKEFDDRVNMLAKGLLEIGITKGDHVGIWAKNVPDWLTFMFATAKIGAVLVTVNTAYKSHELAYVLKQSDMKALAIIDGFRDTSYIDILYELVPELKTCQRGGLNSSEFPFLKSVIYVGQEKHRGMYNTNELMLLGKHQPDDELLRIKKELDSDDVINMQYTSGTTGFPKGVMLTHKNILNNGFYIGDRQKFTKEDRLCITVPLFHCFGIVLAVMAILTHGGTMVMVELFDPLLVLAAVQKEKCTALYGVPTMFIAEYSHPMFDMFDLSSLRTGIMAGSTPPIEVMKKVVKDMYMTGITSVYGLTEGSPGFTQTSIDDSLEKRVQTVGRKLPECEVKLVDPETGETVGPGEIGEICCKGYNVMKGYYKMPEKTKEVIDEDGWLHSGDLATVDEEGYYSIVGRIKEMIIRGGENIYPREIEEFLYTMPGINDAQVIGIPDEKYGEIVGAFVIPKEDYDIREEDVRDYAIDKIARYKVPKHVFVVKEFPMTASGKIQKFKLVELAVELLKKETEEL; this is encoded by the coding sequence ATGCTTTTTACAAACGATACCCTTGGAGAACTCTTTGAAAAGCAGGTTCGAAAAGATCCTGAAAGAGAATTCATGGTATATCCCGATAGAAATCTTAGATTAACATATAAAGAATTTGACGATAGAGTAAATATGCTCGCAAAAGGGCTTCTTGAAATTGGCATAACTAAAGGAGACCACGTTGGAATATGGGCTAAAAACGTTCCAGACTGGCTTACATTCATGTTTGCAACTGCAAAAATTGGGGCAGTTTTGGTTACAGTAAACACCGCATATAAAAGCCATGAACTTGCGTATGTTCTCAAACAGTCTGACATGAAAGCCCTTGCAATTATTGATGGATTTAGGGATACAAGTTATATCGATATTTTGTATGAACTCGTTCCAGAATTAAAAACATGCCAGCGAGGCGGTTTAAACAGTTCAGAATTCCCATTCTTAAAAAGCGTAATTTACGTTGGACAGGAAAAACACCGTGGAATGTACAACACCAACGAATTAATGCTTCTTGGAAAACACCAACCTGATGACGAACTCTTAAGGATTAAAAAAGAGTTAGATTCTGATGATGTAATAAACATGCAGTATACGTCTGGAACTACGGGTTTTCCAAAGGGAGTAATGCTCACACACAAAAACATCTTGAATAACGGGTTTTATATCGGCGATAGACAGAAATTTACTAAAGAGGACAGGTTGTGTATAACAGTACCGCTTTTCCATTGTTTTGGTATTGTTCTTGCAGTTATGGCAATTTTAACTCATGGAGGTACTATGGTAATGGTTGAGCTTTTCGACCCGCTGTTAGTTCTAGCTGCAGTTCAGAAAGAAAAGTGTACTGCCCTTTATGGGGTACCAACCATGTTTATTGCAGAGTACAGCCACCCGATGTTTGACATGTTTGATCTTTCCAGTCTTCGTACAGGCATTATGGCAGGATCCACACCACCAATAGAAGTCATGAAAAAAGTGGTTAAGGACATGTACATGACTGGAATAACGAGTGTATATGGTTTAACAGAAGGATCTCCAGGATTTACCCAAACTAGTATTGATGACTCGTTAGAAAAAAGAGTACAAACTGTTGGAAGAAAATTACCAGAATGTGAGGTAAAACTTGTAGATCCCGAAACTGGAGAAACTGTAGGTCCGGGAGAAATTGGAGAAATATGCTGTAAAGGCTACAATGTCATGAAAGGATACTATAAAATGCCTGAAAAGACTAAAGAAGTAATCGATGAAGATGGTTGGCTCCACAGTGGTGATTTAGCTACAGTAGATGAAGAAGGATACTACTCAATTGTGGGCCGTATCAAAGAAATGATCATTCGTGGTGGGGAAAACATCTACCCACGAGAAATTGAGGAATTTTTATACACCATGCCGGGAATTAACGATGCGCAAGTCATTGGAATTCCCGATGAAAAATACGGGGAAATTGTTGGTGCATTTGTAATCCCTAAAGAAGATTATGACATTAGAGAAGAAGACGTTAGAGACTATGCAATTGATAAAATTGCAAGATATAAGGTTCCTAAACACGTATTTGTAGTTAAAGAATTTCCTATGACTGCCAGTGGAAAAATACAGAAGTTTAAATTAGTAGAACTTGCAGTTGAACTCTTGAAAAAAGAAACGGAAGAATTATAA
- a CDS encoding DUF2124 family protein, giving the protein MDFVKSGKCLSFFVEEFKSEIESKNAKKIVYIGSKGVCFSMAQLFGYSIRNTVKNQYFIPDAEIENSVEYELTDIGYRFFGLENKKNLINPDILVIMGGIATAHSKATPDEVNAIIKNLSPKKIIGISICNVFKHNKWLDKIDFDVLVDGTLDPVNLWKK; this is encoded by the coding sequence ATGGACTTCGTAAAATCTGGAAAATGCCTTTCATTTTTTGTTGAGGAATTTAAATCGGAAATAGAATCTAAAAACGCTAAAAAAATAGTGTATATCGGTTCAAAAGGGGTTTGCTTTTCGATGGCCCAGCTTTTTGGATATTCAATTAGAAATACTGTTAAAAATCAATACTTTATTCCTGATGCAGAAATTGAAAATTCTGTAGAATATGAACTCACAGATATAGGTTACAGGTTTTTCGGGCTTGAAAATAAAAAAAATCTGATAAATCCCGATATTTTAGTAATTATGGGCGGAATTGCAACTGCACATTCAAAAGCTACGCCTGATGAAGTAAATGCCATAATCAAGAATCTGAGTCCCAAAAAAATTATTGGAATAAGCATTTGTAATGTATTTAAACATAATAAATGGCTTGATAAAATTGATTTTGACGTATTAGTTGATGGAACATTGGATCCAGTAAATTTATGGAAAAAATAG
- a CDS encoding S-layer protein: MKSILKKIGCILFGSTLLSASVTAVYALEKYGNVNDFLDDDLVKNGNPDVYIVVGENSATPDVTSANKISAKIGTLTYTEKVVEDTSTTGYQIIGESESINLLDGTDKLDSAGTKKSWILVIGADDSYSDYFDDDEGNSFSYSEFSEADKTRSLGELGYLLKLYDIDPKNHFESDDDASELVFVRITDSDKNANSQTYNIEKDMVYVSIVYPNQISAFKLAKELEEGYEIPFLGDKYRIVKIDEDDDIIYLGTASYEGTIAHNEYISSGEYQVVLGEILENEDEYRVEISVLRNGNMIEEHTETLSSDKSFSFIAGKIGVTVHDVWLNTAADTGYADITICKSITELELGEEYIENWEIRAVVNNDGNIDFLKTYEDKTVGIALVYNGNDIERIKDGDRIEIADYVNLVFDDEDDLDKMIAEFTAEKTVTTGSTGGTLVTTSGKVPEVVLDSEIELDETDKNLILIGGPVANHLTKELQNKGKIDIDNESPATAVLVEGAANGNNVLVIAGGDRYSTESAVLSIMNLI; the protein is encoded by the coding sequence TTGAAATCGATTCTAAAAAAAATAGGATGCATTCTATTTGGAAGCACACTATTGTCTGCGTCTGTCACAGCAGTTTACGCTCTCGAAAAATACGGGAATGTCAATGACTTTTTAGATGATGATTTAGTAAAGAACGGGAATCCTGATGTTTATATCGTAGTTGGAGAAAACTCCGCTACACCAGATGTAACATCTGCAAACAAAATATCTGCAAAAATCGGAACTCTTACATACACTGAAAAGGTTGTTGAAGACACATCTACAACAGGATATCAAATTATTGGAGAATCTGAAAGTATTAATTTACTGGATGGAACAGATAAATTAGATAGTGCAGGTACTAAAAAATCGTGGATTTTAGTTATTGGAGCAGATGACAGTTATTCTGACTATTTCGACGATGATGAAGGAAATTCATTTTCATATTCTGAATTTTCGGAAGCAGATAAAACGAGATCTCTTGGAGAATTAGGATATTTACTTAAGTTATATGATATAGATCCAAAAAACCATTTTGAATCGGATGATGATGCCTCAGAACTGGTATTTGTAAGAATTACTGATTCAGACAAAAATGCAAATTCTCAAACATACAATATCGAAAAAGATATGGTTTATGTATCAATTGTCTATCCTAATCAAATATCTGCCTTTAAACTAGCAAAAGAATTAGAAGAAGGTTATGAAATTCCGTTTTTGGGCGATAAATACCGTATTGTAAAAATTGATGAAGATGATGACATAATATATCTTGGAACAGCTTCTTATGAAGGAACCATTGCACATAACGAATACATAAGTTCAGGCGAATATCAGGTAGTTTTGGGAGAAATTTTAGAAAATGAGGATGAATACCGTGTTGAAATATCAGTATTAAGAAATGGAAACATGATTGAAGAACATACTGAAACATTAAGTTCTGATAAGTCATTCTCATTCATTGCAGGAAAGATTGGAGTTACAGTTCATGATGTATGGCTAAATACGGCTGCAGATACTGGCTATGCAGATATTACAATATGTAAATCAATTACTGAATTAGAGTTGGGGGAAGAATACATTGAAAACTGGGAAATAAGGGCAGTCGTCAATAACGATGGAAATATCGACTTTTTAAAAACTTATGAAGATAAAACTGTAGGAATTGCACTTGTATATAATGGAAATGATATTGAAAGAATAAAAGATGGTGACAGAATCGAGATTGCAGATTATGTAAATTTAGTATTTGATGATGAAGATGATCTTGATAAAATGATTGCTGAATTTACGGCTGAAAAAACAGTAACTACTGGTTCAACCGGAGGTACATTGGTTACAACGTCAGGAAAAGTTCCAGAAGTTGTCCTTGATAGTGAAATCGAACTTGATGAAACGGACAAAAATTTAATCCTTATAGGTGGCCCTGTTGCAAACCATTTAACAAAAGAGTTGCAGAATAAAGGAAAAATTGATATCGACAATGAAAGTCCTGCGACAGCAGTTTTAGTTGAAGGTGCAGCAAATGGAAATAACGTCCTTGTAATTGCAGGAGGGGATAGATACAGTACGGAAAGTGCAGTATTGTCCATCATGAATCTCATTTAA
- a CDS encoding thioesterase family protein, giving the protein MFKTTVTPRFGDVDGLKHVNNIVPAIWFEQARNPLFEIFVPDFDLSYEKWNLIMVRTEFDFVGQMYLGMDVEIRSYISKIGNSSFTMYQEAWQNGKLAVKGKAVAVHYDFINQKSVPIPDSIKEKLKEHFIEGID; this is encoded by the coding sequence ATGTTTAAAACAACCGTAACCCCTCGATTTGGCGATGTTGATGGATTAAAACATGTAAACAACATCGTACCTGCAATTTGGTTTGAACAGGCCAGAAATCCATTATTCGAAATATTTGTACCAGACTTTGATTTAAGCTACGAAAAATGGAATTTAATTATGGTAAGAACAGAATTTGACTTCGTAGGGCAGATGTATCTTGGAATGGACGTTGAAATTAGATCATATATTTCAAAAATTGGAAATTCATCATTTACAATGTACCAGGAAGCCTGGCAAAACGGCAAATTGGCCGTAAAAGGAAAAGCAGTTGCTGTTCATTATGATTTTATAAATCAAAAGTCAGTTCCGATACCAGATTCCATTAAAGAAAAGTTAAAAGAACACTTTATCGAAGGAATCGATTAA
- a CDS encoding helix-turn-helix domain-containing protein produces the protein MAEKNHVGIKIKQTRERQNMSIEELAKASNSSVNLIESLENGDLVPSLTPIFKIARALGVRLGTFLDDAPQSGPVLTKSGSSESIVRFSGKIDGTKDSKLDFYALAAEKQDRHMEPFLIDVHPLESDEYKLSSHEGEEFIYVMDGEIEVLYGQEKYLLKKGDSIYYDSIVPHDLHAFGKDVAKILAVIYSPF, from the coding sequence ATGGCTGAAAAAAACCACGTCGGCATTAAAATCAAACAAACACGAGAAAGACAAAATATGTCAATCGAAGAACTTGCAAAAGCAAGTAACAGCAGTGTAAATCTTATCGAAAGCTTGGAAAATGGAGATTTAGTTCCGTCATTAACCCCTATTTTCAAAATTGCAAGAGCTCTTGGCGTTAGACTCGGTACATTTTTAGACGATGCTCCTCAGAGCGGTCCTGTGTTAACCAAATCTGGAAGCTCAGAAAGTATCGTCAGATTTTCTGGAAAAATCGATGGAACCAAAGATAGCAAATTAGATTTTTATGCACTCGCAGCTGAAAAACAGGACAGACATATGGAACCATTCCTAATAGATGTTCATCCACTTGAATCTGATGAATACAAACTCTCTTCACATGAAGGAGAAGAATTTATCTATGTAATGGATGGAGAAATCGAAGTATTATATGGGCAGGAAAAATACCTCCTTAAAAAAGGAGACAGCATATACTACGATTCGATAGTTCCACATGATTTGCATGCATTTGGAAAAGATGTTGCAAAAATTCTTGCAGTAATATACTCACCATTCTAA
- a CDS encoding cupin domain-containing protein gives MSKDKLPKRYNSDRFYSTSIYYLLSGNDVSKFHRLKSDEIWHYHFGSSAIVHIIDEYGKYTLKKLGSNLEENENFQVIISKNSYFAAELIEKSSFIIVGCTVSQGFDFEDFHLASKEELLTKYPKHSNIIKKFSD, from the coding sequence ATTTCAAAAGATAAATTACCAAAAAGATACAATTCAGACCGATTCTATTCTACTTCGATATACTATCTTTTAAGTGGAAACGATGTTTCGAAATTTCACCGTTTAAAATCTGATGAGATATGGCATTACCATTTTGGAAGTTCAGCCATCGTTCACATTATTGATGAATATGGAAAATATACCTTAAAAAAGTTGGGATCCAATCTTGAAGAAAATGAAAATTTTCAAGTAATTATCTCTAAAAATTCCTATTTTGCAGCAGAACTTATTGAAAAAAGTTCTTTTATAATTGTTGGGTGCACTGTATCCCAGGGTTTTGATTTTGAAGATTTCCACCTTGCTTCGAAAGAAGAACTATTAACAAAATATCCTAAACATTCTAATATAATTAAAAAATTTTCTGATTAA